A region of Plantactinospora sp. BC1 DNA encodes the following proteins:
- a CDS encoding GNAT family N-acetyltransferase, with amino-acid sequence MASVRDEPFDRLERFYDAVPRDGAHTEDFGGLVLFVRDGAGWPFYARPRLDATEPPSAADVTAVRQRQRDLGLPEAFEWVHENHPELLAVARSAGLAVLEAPLMVLDPAALPPPEEFTATPVRILDPAAPTFAADVAARRAVAAVGFAAPGTDVGAAGPAARDTALVELPVDSLDEERTRTAAGRRISALVELPGQGAVASGMALRVDDVAEIAGIATLPTARRRGLGAAVTAALARRLLDDGTSLVFLSAGSEQIARVYLRVGFRRIGTACIAEPAPVG; translated from the coding sequence GTGGCATCTGTACGAGACGAGCCGTTTGACCGGTTGGAACGTTTTTACGATGCGGTGCCGCGTGACGGGGCACACACGGAGGATTTCGGCGGGCTGGTGCTCTTCGTCCGCGATGGTGCGGGATGGCCATTCTACGCCCGTCCCAGGCTGGACGCCACGGAGCCGCCGTCGGCCGCCGACGTGACCGCCGTCCGCCAGCGGCAGCGGGACCTCGGCCTGCCCGAGGCGTTCGAGTGGGTACACGAGAACCACCCGGAGCTGCTCGCGGTGGCCCGGTCGGCGGGGCTGGCGGTGCTGGAGGCACCGCTGATGGTGCTCGACCCGGCCGCCCTGCCCCCGCCCGAGGAGTTCACGGCGACGCCGGTGCGGATCCTCGACCCGGCGGCGCCGACGTTCGCCGCCGACGTGGCGGCCCGGCGGGCGGTCGCGGCGGTCGGCTTCGCCGCACCCGGCACCGACGTCGGCGCGGCCGGCCCGGCAGCCCGGGACACCGCCCTGGTCGAGCTGCCGGTCGACTCGCTGGACGAGGAGCGCACCCGGACGGCCGCCGGCCGCCGGATCTCCGCCCTGGTCGAGCTGCCCGGACAGGGCGCCGTGGCCAGCGGCATGGCGCTGCGGGTCGACGACGTCGCCGAGATCGCCGGCATCGCCACCCTGCCCACGGCCCGCCGCCGGGGCCTCGGCGCCGCGGTCACCGCCGCGCTCGCCCGCCGGCTGCTCGACGACGGTACGAGCCTGGTCTTCCTCTCCGCCGGCAGCGAGCAGATCGCCCGGGTCTACCTGCGGGTCGGCTTCCGCCGGATCGGCACCGCCTGCATCGCCGAGCCCGCTCCGGTGGGCTGA
- the gltB gene encoding glutamate synthase large subunit, with protein MAFPYPQEPHLSSSAGADSASTGPGRVPEHPDRRARAPEPQGLYDPATERDACGVAFVADLHGRRSHDVVAKGLAALCRLDHRGARGAEQNTGDGAGIMLQVPDEFLRSVVDFPLPPAGQYATGLVFLPTDPADEARARMVLEKYALVEGAEILGWRDVPVRADDLGESALAARPVIRQVFLAARRLTGSAAGRAGAPLTGIDLDRVAFCVRKQAERETAERGIPAYFPSLSARTMVYKGMLTPDQLPEFFPDLTDPRVASAIALVHSRFSTNTFPSWPLAHPYRFIAHNGEINTIRGNKNWMQAREALLRSPSIPGNIRRLFPICTPAASDSANFDEVLELLHLAGRSLPHAVLMMIPEAWENDPDMTPAKRAFYRFHASLMEPWDGPASVAFTDGSLVGAVLDRNGLRPGRWWLTSDGLVVLGSEAGVLDLDPASVVAKGRLQPGRMFLVDTAAGRIVLDDEIKSELAAEQPYDEWLHAGLIDLADLPARKHIVYTHHSVRRRQQTFGYTEEELKILLGPMARAGAEPVGSMGTDTPISPLSTRPRLLYDYFHQLFAQVTNPPLDAIREELVTSLQATIGPEGNLLDPNPASCRQVVLPYPVIDNDELAKILSIDEDGDLPGFKAVRVSGLYRIRDGAAGLKARLTEICRHVSEAIEDGVRILVLSDRDSTADLAPIPSLLLTAAVHQHLVREQTRTQAALIVESGDCREVHHTALLIGYGAAAVNPYLAFESVEDLINTGALTGVEPATAIRNYVKALGKGVLKIMSKMGISTVSSYCGAQVFEAVGLDNRLVQRYFAGTPGKIGGIGLPEIHAEVAARHARAYAENAGQRNHRPLEVGGEYQWRREGELHLFNPETVFLLQHATRSRQYDVFREYTAKVDGLAEQAGSLRGLFRLRTGVREPVPIDEVEPASEIVKRFATGAMSYGSISAEAHETLAVAMNSLGGKSNTGEGGEDVERLYDPARRSAVKQVASGRFGVTSEYLVNADDIQIKMAQGAKPGEGGQLPGNKVWPWIARTRHATPGVGLISPPPHHDIYSIEDLAQLVHDLKSVNPAARVHVKLVSEVGVGTVAAGVAKLKADVILISGHDGGTGASPLNSLKHAGTPWELGLAEAQQTLLLNRLRDRVTVQVDGQLKTGRDIIVAALLGAEEYGFATAPLIVAGCVMMRVCHLDTCPVGIATQNPVLRERYTGRPEFVENFFLFLAEEVRGYLAELGFRSLEEAIGATELLDFAPALDHWKAHGLDLRPVLHVPELPAGAARRGVRAQDHGLDRSLDNELLALAEPALTDGTPVRAAVAVRNEHRSVGAMLGGAVTRRFGGAGLPADTIEFDLTGTAGQSFGAFLPSGVTLRLAGDANDYVGKGLSGGRIVVRPDPAAPFAGGLDAPPGPNGRAEDQIIAGNTILYGATGGELFLRGRVGERFAVRNSGAVSVVEGVGDHGCEYMTGGVVVVLGQTGRNFAAGMSGGTAFVWQLDRRRVNPELVDLAPLTDDERVTLYDLVQRHFAETDSSVAEGLLKRWPEAVREFTAVVPRDYKRVMEIMRVARAEGRDVDEAVMGGLAAPGVPAQPAAASTPAPPAPTPPASPARPVAPGSRPSQEVARA; from the coding sequence GTGGCCTTTCCGTACCCCCAGGAACCGCACCTCTCCTCGTCGGCGGGTGCCGACTCCGCGTCGACCGGCCCCGGCCGCGTCCCGGAGCACCCCGACCGGAGAGCCCGGGCGCCGGAGCCACAGGGGCTCTACGACCCGGCCACGGAGCGGGACGCCTGCGGAGTCGCCTTCGTCGCCGACCTGCACGGCCGCCGCTCGCACGACGTCGTCGCCAAGGGCCTCGCCGCGCTCTGCCGGCTCGACCACCGGGGTGCCCGGGGCGCCGAGCAGAACACCGGCGACGGCGCCGGGATCATGCTCCAGGTGCCGGACGAGTTCCTCCGGTCGGTCGTCGACTTCCCGCTCCCGCCGGCCGGGCAGTACGCCACCGGCCTGGTCTTCCTGCCCACCGACCCGGCCGACGAGGCGCGCGCCCGCATGGTGCTGGAGAAGTACGCCCTGGTCGAGGGGGCCGAGATCCTCGGCTGGCGGGACGTACCGGTCCGCGCGGACGACCTCGGCGAGAGCGCGCTGGCGGCCCGGCCGGTGATCCGGCAGGTCTTCCTGGCCGCGCGGCGGCTGACCGGCTCGGCGGCCGGCCGGGCCGGCGCCCCGCTGACCGGGATCGACCTGGACCGGGTCGCGTTCTGCGTCCGCAAGCAGGCCGAGCGGGAGACCGCCGAGCGCGGCATTCCCGCCTACTTCCCGTCGCTGTCGGCCCGGACCATGGTCTACAAGGGCATGCTCACCCCGGACCAGCTCCCGGAGTTCTTCCCGGACCTGACCGACCCCCGGGTGGCGAGCGCGATCGCCCTGGTGCACTCCCGGTTCTCCACCAACACCTTCCCGTCCTGGCCGCTGGCCCACCCCTACCGCTTCATCGCGCACAACGGCGAGATCAACACGATCCGGGGCAACAAGAACTGGATGCAGGCCCGGGAGGCGCTGCTGCGCAGCCCGAGCATCCCGGGGAACATCCGGCGGCTCTTCCCGATCTGCACCCCGGCGGCCTCCGACTCGGCCAACTTCGACGAGGTGCTGGAGCTGCTGCACCTGGCCGGGCGGAGCCTGCCGCACGCGGTGCTGATGATGATCCCGGAGGCCTGGGAGAACGACCCCGACATGACCCCGGCGAAGCGGGCCTTCTACCGCTTCCACGCCAGCCTGATGGAGCCCTGGGACGGTCCGGCCTCGGTCGCCTTCACCGACGGTTCGCTGGTCGGCGCGGTACTCGACCGCAACGGGCTGCGTCCGGGCCGGTGGTGGCTCACCTCGGACGGCCTGGTGGTGCTCGGCAGCGAGGCCGGGGTGCTCGACCTCGACCCGGCGAGCGTGGTCGCCAAGGGGCGGCTCCAGCCGGGCCGGATGTTCCTGGTCGACACCGCCGCCGGCCGGATCGTGCTGGACGACGAGATCAAGTCCGAGCTGGCGGCCGAGCAGCCGTACGACGAGTGGCTGCACGCCGGCCTGATCGACCTGGCCGACCTGCCGGCGCGCAAGCACATCGTCTACACCCACCACTCGGTACGCCGCCGGCAGCAGACCTTCGGCTACACCGAGGAGGAGCTGAAGATCCTGCTCGGCCCGATGGCCCGGGCCGGTGCCGAGCCGGTCGGCTCGATGGGCACCGACACCCCGATCTCGCCGCTGTCGACCCGGCCCCGGCTGCTCTACGACTACTTCCACCAGCTCTTCGCCCAGGTCACCAACCCGCCGCTGGACGCCATCCGGGAGGAGTTGGTGACCAGCCTCCAGGCGACCATCGGGCCGGAGGGGAACCTGCTCGACCCGAACCCGGCGAGCTGTCGCCAGGTCGTCCTCCCCTACCCGGTGATCGACAACGACGAGCTGGCCAAGATCCTCTCCATCGACGAGGACGGCGACCTGCCCGGCTTCAAGGCGGTCCGGGTCTCCGGGCTCTACCGGATCCGGGACGGCGCGGCCGGGTTGAAGGCCCGGCTGACCGAGATCTGCCGGCACGTCTCGGAGGCGATCGAGGACGGGGTACGCATCCTGGTCCTCTCCGACCGGGACTCCACCGCCGACCTGGCGCCGATCCCGTCGCTGCTGCTCACCGCCGCCGTGCACCAGCACCTGGTGCGGGAGCAGACCCGCACCCAGGCCGCGCTGATCGTGGAGTCCGGCGACTGCCGGGAGGTGCACCACACGGCGCTGCTGATCGGGTACGGCGCGGCGGCGGTCAACCCCTATCTGGCCTTCGAGTCCGTCGAGGACCTGATCAACACGGGTGCCCTGACCGGTGTCGAGCCGGCGACGGCGATCCGCAACTACGTCAAGGCGCTCGGCAAGGGCGTACTCAAGATCATGTCGAAGATGGGCATCTCGACGGTCTCGTCGTACTGCGGTGCCCAGGTCTTCGAGGCGGTCGGCCTGGACAACCGGCTCGTGCAGCGCTACTTCGCCGGCACGCCGGGCAAGATCGGCGGCATCGGGCTGCCGGAGATCCACGCCGAGGTCGCCGCCCGGCACGCCCGGGCGTACGCCGAGAACGCCGGCCAGCGCAACCACCGGCCGCTGGAGGTCGGCGGCGAATACCAGTGGCGCCGCGAGGGCGAACTGCACCTGTTCAACCCCGAGACGGTCTTCCTGCTCCAGCACGCCACCCGCAGCCGGCAGTACGACGTCTTCCGGGAGTACACCGCCAAGGTCGACGGGCTGGCCGAGCAGGCCGGCTCGCTGCGCGGACTGTTCCGGCTCCGCACCGGGGTACGCGAGCCGGTGCCGATCGACGAGGTCGAGCCGGCCAGCGAGATCGTCAAGCGCTTCGCCACCGGCGCCATGTCGTACGGGTCGATCTCGGCCGAGGCGCACGAGACGCTCGCGGTCGCGATGAACTCCCTCGGCGGCAAGTCCAACACCGGCGAGGGCGGCGAGGACGTCGAACGGCTCTACGACCCGGCCCGGCGCTCCGCCGTCAAGCAGGTCGCCAGCGGCCGGTTCGGGGTGACGAGTGAATATCTCGTCAACGCCGACGACATCCAGATCAAGATGGCCCAGGGCGCTAAGCCCGGCGAGGGCGGGCAGCTCCCCGGCAACAAGGTCTGGCCGTGGATCGCCCGCACCCGGCACGCCACCCCCGGGGTAGGGCTGATCTCCCCGCCGCCGCACCACGACATCTACTCCATCGAGGACCTGGCCCAGCTCGTACACGACCTGAAGAGCGTGAACCCGGCCGCCCGGGTACACGTCAAGCTGGTCAGCGAGGTCGGGGTCGGCACCGTCGCGGCGGGCGTCGCCAAGCTCAAGGCCGACGTCATCCTGATCTCCGGCCACGACGGCGGCACCGGCGCCTCTCCGCTCAACTCGCTCAAGCACGCCGGCACCCCGTGGGAGCTGGGCCTGGCCGAGGCGCAGCAGACGCTGCTGCTCAACCGGCTCCGCGACCGGGTCACCGTGCAGGTCGACGGCCAGCTCAAGACCGGCCGGGACATCATCGTCGCGGCGCTGCTCGGCGCCGAGGAGTACGGATTCGCCACCGCACCGCTGATCGTCGCGGGCTGCGTCATGATGCGGGTCTGCCACCTGGACACCTGCCCGGTCGGCATCGCCACCCAGAACCCGGTGCTCCGGGAGCGCTACACCGGCCGCCCCGAGTTCGTGGAGAACTTCTTCCTCTTCCTCGCCGAGGAGGTCCGGGGCTACCTCGCCGAGCTGGGCTTCCGGAGCCTGGAGGAGGCGATCGGCGCCACCGAGCTGCTCGACTTCGCCCCGGCGCTGGACCACTGGAAGGCGCACGGCCTCGACCTGCGGCCGGTACTGCACGTCCCCGAGCTGCCGGCCGGTGCCGCCCGGCGCGGCGTACGGGCCCAGGACCACGGGCTGGACCGGTCGCTGGACAACGAACTCCTCGCCCTGGCCGAACCGGCGCTGACCGACGGCACCCCGGTCCGGGCGGCGGTGGCGGTACGCAACGAGCACCGCAGCGTCGGCGCCATGCTCGGCGGCGCGGTCACCCGGCGGTTCGGCGGGGCCGGCCTGCCCGCCGACACCATCGAGTTCGACCTCACCGGCACCGCCGGCCAGTCGTTCGGCGCCTTCCTGCCCAGCGGCGTGACGCTGCGGCTGGCCGGTGACGCCAACGACTACGTCGGCAAGGGACTCTCCGGCGGCCGGATCGTGGTCCGCCCCGACCCGGCGGCACCCTTCGCCGGCGGTCTGGACGCGCCACCCGGCCCGAACGGCCGGGCCGAGGACCAGATCATCGCCGGCAACACCATCCTGTACGGGGCCACCGGCGGGGAGCTGTTCCTGCGCGGCCGGGTCGGCGAGCGGTTCGCGGTACGCAACTCCGGCGCGGTCTCGGTGGTCGAGGGAGTCGGCGACCACGGCTGCGAGTACATGACCGGCGGCGTGGTGGTGGTGCTCGGCCAGACCGGGCGAAACTTCGCCGCCGGCATGTCCGGCGGTACGGCCTTCGTCTGGCAACTGGACCGGCGCCGGGTCAACCCCGAGCTGGTCGACCTGGCCCCGCTCACCGACGACGAGCGGGTCACCCTCTACGACCTGGTGCAGCGGCACTTCGCCGAGACCGACTCGTCGGTGGCGGAGGGGCTGCTCAAGCGCTGGCCGGAGGCGGTGCGGGAGTTCACCGCGGTGGTGCCCCGGGACTACAAGCGGGTCATGGAGATCATGCGGGTCGCCCGGGCCGAGGGTCGGGACGTGGACGAGGCGGTGATGGGCGGGCTCGCCGCGCCGGGCGTACCGGCACAGCCCGCCGCCGCCAGCACACCGGCACCGCCGGCACCGACTCCGCCCGCGTCCCCGGCCCGGCCGGTCGCCCCCGGTTCGCGCCCGTCCCAGGAGGTGGCTCGTGCCTGA
- a CDS encoding fasciclin domain-containing protein — MSEPSIPASPAGGPVRRQAARRTRIGRGRLRAALALAATALLAGTAAGCTDDGPDDRDAAAAGSGVTGPLCAALPSGTDPGNPDALADQPGDVALQWIPVLTRFEAAVRAADLAAELRAPGGVTILAPTDDAFGKKFSEENLDDLMIHRRDELRDLVRAHLVAGAHPLADLVADGTVRTLDGSTVPVSAAGPMARIGEHVQSVCADYRVAGGRIHIVNGVLGKLPTTFDPDAGSGH; from the coding sequence GTGTCCGAGCCGTCCATCCCAGCCTCCCCGGCCGGCGGTCCCGTCCGGCGGCAGGCTGCCCGCCGTACCCGGATCGGTCGCGGCCGGCTCCGGGCGGCGCTGGCGCTCGCCGCCACCGCGCTGCTCGCCGGCACGGCCGCCGGCTGCACCGACGACGGCCCGGACGACCGGGACGCGGCGGCGGCCGGCTCCGGGGTGACCGGTCCGCTCTGCGCGGCCCTCCCCTCCGGCACCGACCCCGGCAACCCGGACGCGCTGGCCGACCAGCCCGGCGACGTGGCGTTGCAGTGGATCCCGGTGCTGACCCGCTTCGAGGCGGCGGTCCGCGCCGCCGACCTCGCCGCCGAGCTGCGCGCCCCGGGCGGGGTGACCATCCTGGCCCCGACCGACGACGCGTTCGGGAAGAAGTTCTCCGAGGAGAACCTCGACGACCTGATGATCCACCGCCGGGACGAGCTGCGGGACCTGGTCCGGGCCCACCTGGTGGCCGGCGCCCACCCGCTGGCCGACCTGGTCGCCGACGGCACGGTACGCACCCTCGACGGCAGCACGGTGCCGGTCAGCGCGGCCGGGCCGATGGCCCGGATCGGCGAACACGTGCAGAGCGTCTGCGCCGACTACCGGGTCGCGGGCGGCCGGATCCACATCGTCAACGGCGTACTCGGCAAGCTGCCGACCACTTTCGACCCCGACGCCGGCTCCGGGCACTGA
- a CDS encoding M14 family zinc carboxypeptidase, which translates to MASLGTVTAPSAAFGQPTSAVPGTTAAEPNQVTGLTVTQADGYATVAWTPVPDATDYQIERTPVDASDTATGPAVVVGVWRPNRQINNESPTFADAGFDPGLRFQWRVRARIGTAEQPYSAPVTGTTRQPWGNPAVPGENLRTQWETTKAAQYTSDVDEYAYTAEIDRLSDRVRVVEIGRTVLNRPINMFVIGYPAPPATPAAVAATSPLAINCNVHGNEPGDREACLVLARKLAFGTDARTIDLLKHTTVLIVPTINGDGRAANTRGNSTGQDLNRDYSLIRQPETAAYVKMVRDYRPVAGYDGHEYGNSTAGDLPMLPPRHQNVAKQIFDESMDMIEGHMYVEGAKDGWWACPYGCQGGSGVGLSEETILRNTLGLKNTVNSLLELRSSGGATRPDEGNSANNRRRKTYSALWTFSQFLDYHRTNLPAIQQARSEAIEFQASNTGRLVFRGSRPIPLHPAPHPGEAGPRDDLPVPEMILDNAPCAYKLTEEQYNGARTDGPGGVGATVAQRIAAHGWKVVKGSDGYYVPLAQPERGLIPLLLDAQGAEELVDGTRVYPTRTGRHNGPLTISGFACLSDATVNGPVTVRPGAILVATGSTISGPVSAAGAAGVFLADSTVRGPVSVAGTTGAVSLVDNTISGPVSLAVNNTDSGPALVAGNSVNGPLSCAVNSPAPTNIEVANSVKGPKVGQCAAL; encoded by the coding sequence GTGGCCAGCCTCGGCACCGTCACCGCCCCCTCGGCGGCCTTCGGCCAGCCGACCTCGGCGGTGCCGGGCACCACGGCCGCGGAGCCCAACCAGGTCACCGGACTCACCGTCACCCAGGCCGACGGGTACGCCACGGTCGCCTGGACGCCGGTCCCCGACGCCACCGACTACCAGATCGAGCGCACCCCGGTCGACGCCTCCGACACGGCCACCGGCCCGGCGGTGGTGGTCGGCGTCTGGCGGCCGAACCGTCAGATCAACAACGAGTCGCCGACCTTCGCCGACGCCGGCTTCGACCCCGGCCTGCGGTTCCAGTGGCGGGTACGGGCCCGGATCGGCACCGCCGAACAGCCGTACTCGGCACCGGTCACCGGCACCACCCGGCAGCCCTGGGGCAACCCGGCCGTCCCCGGCGAGAACCTGCGCACCCAGTGGGAGACCACCAAGGCCGCGCAGTACACCAGCGACGTCGACGAGTACGCCTACACCGCCGAGATCGACCGACTCAGCGACCGGGTACGGGTGGTGGAGATCGGCCGTACCGTGCTGAACCGGCCGATCAACATGTTCGTGATCGGCTACCCCGCACCGCCGGCCACCCCGGCGGCGGTCGCCGCGACCTCGCCGCTGGCGATCAACTGCAACGTGCACGGCAACGAGCCCGGCGACCGGGAAGCCTGCCTGGTGCTGGCCCGCAAGCTGGCGTTCGGCACCGACGCCAGGACGATCGACCTGCTCAAGCACACCACCGTGCTGATCGTGCCGACCATCAACGGCGACGGCCGGGCCGCCAACACCCGGGGCAACTCGACCGGGCAGGACCTCAACCGCGACTACTCGCTGATCCGCCAGCCGGAGACCGCGGCGTACGTGAAGATGGTCCGCGACTACCGGCCGGTGGCCGGCTACGACGGGCACGAGTACGGCAACTCGACCGCCGGTGACCTGCCGATGCTGCCGCCCCGGCACCAGAACGTGGCCAAGCAGATCTTCGACGAGTCGATGGACATGATCGAGGGCCACATGTACGTCGAGGGCGCCAAGGACGGCTGGTGGGCCTGCCCGTACGGCTGCCAGGGCGGCAGCGGCGTGGGGCTGAGCGAGGAGACCATCCTGCGCAACACCCTCGGGCTGAAGAACACCGTCAACTCGCTGCTGGAGCTGCGCAGCTCCGGCGGGGCGACCCGACCGGACGAGGGCAACTCGGCGAACAACCGGCGCCGCAAGACGTACTCGGCGCTCTGGACGTTCAGCCAGTTCCTCGACTACCACCGGACCAACCTGCCGGCGATCCAGCAGGCCCGCAGCGAGGCGATCGAGTTCCAGGCCAGCAACACCGGCCGGCTCGTCTTCCGGGGCTCCCGGCCGATCCCGCTGCACCCGGCGCCGCACCCCGGCGAGGCCGGACCCCGGGACGACCTGCCCGTACCGGAGATGATCCTCGACAACGCGCCGTGCGCGTACAAGCTCACCGAGGAGCAGTACAACGGGGCGCGCACCGACGGCCCCGGCGGGGTCGGCGCCACCGTGGCGCAGCGGATCGCCGCGCACGGCTGGAAGGTCGTCAAGGGCAGCGACGGGTACTACGTGCCGCTGGCCCAGCCGGAGCGGGGCCTGATCCCGCTGCTGCTGGACGCCCAGGGCGCGGAGGAGCTGGTCGACGGCACCCGGGTCTACCCGACCCGTACCGGCCGGCACAACGGGCCGCTGACCATCTCCGGCTTCGCCTGCCTGTCGGACGCGACGGTGAACGGCCCGGTGACCGTCCGGCCCGGCGCCATCCTCGTCGCCACCGGCAGCACGATCAGCGGCCCGGTCAGCGCGGCCGGCGCGGCCGGCGTCTTCCTGGCCGACAGCACCGTCCGGGGCCCGGTCTCGGTCGCCGGCACCACCGGCGCCGTCTCGCTGGTCGACAACACGATCTCCGGCCCGGTCTCGCTCGCGGTGAACAACACCGACAGCGGCCCGGCCCTGGTCGCGGGCAACTCGGTGAACGGTCCGCTGAGCTGTGCGGTCAACAGCCCGGCACCGACCAACATCGAGGTGGCCAACTCGGTGAAGGGCCCGAAGGTGGGCCAGTGCGCCGCGCTGTGA